One genomic window of Arthrobacter caoxuetaonis includes the following:
- a CDS encoding ThuA domain-containing protein — protein sequence MQSPETPDQFEDKLRVLVWNEGVHEASNQPASMAEDYPAGIHGAVADFLAGFFPGSEVSTAVLADPGHGLDEERLAATDVLLWWGHKAHDEVSNEVVERVHRHVLGGMGLIVLHSGHFSKIFTKLMGTTCSLQWRNDGERELVWTVKPSHPIADGVPNPLHLERSEMYGELFDVPEPDDLVFISNFEGGEVFRSGLTFTRGHGRIFYFSPGDQDYPIYHHPGIQRVIANAVRWAAQPERERAQPEVGNPMRRWT from the coding sequence ATGCAGTCCCCTGAAACCCCGGACCAGTTTGAGGACAAGCTGCGGGTGCTGGTCTGGAACGAAGGTGTTCATGAGGCCAGCAACCAGCCCGCCTCCATGGCCGAGGACTATCCTGCCGGGATCCACGGCGCGGTGGCGGACTTCCTTGCAGGCTTCTTCCCGGGATCTGAGGTGTCCACCGCCGTCCTGGCTGATCCCGGGCACGGACTCGACGAGGAGAGGCTTGCCGCCACGGACGTCCTCCTCTGGTGGGGGCACAAAGCCCACGATGAAGTCTCCAACGAGGTCGTTGAGCGGGTGCACCGGCATGTCCTGGGCGGCATGGGCCTGATCGTCCTGCACTCCGGGCATTTCTCGAAGATCTTCACCAAACTGATGGGCACCACCTGCTCGCTTCAGTGGCGGAACGACGGCGAACGCGAGCTGGTCTGGACCGTTAAGCCCTCCCACCCGATCGCGGACGGCGTGCCCAATCCCCTTCATCTGGAGCGCAGCGAAATGTACGGGGAGCTCTTCGACGTTCCCGAACCGGATGACCTGGTGTTCATCAGCAACTTCGAGGGCGGAGAGGTGTTCCGCTCAGGCCTGACCTTCACCCGCGGCCACGGACGGATCTTCTACTTCAGCCCCGGCGACCAGGACTATCCGATCTACCACCACCCCGGCATCCAGCGGGTCATTGCCAACGCCGTCCGCTGGGCCGCGCAACCTGAACGGGAGCGCGCCCAGCCGGAGGTCGGAAACCCCATGCGGCGCTGGACCTAA
- a CDS encoding sugar phosphate isomerase/epimerase family protein, with translation MARNFTLFTGQWADLPLEEVARLASSWGYDGLEITVAGDHLDAWRWDDEDYVAGKLELLEKYNLKVWTISNHLKGQAICDDPIDFRHKAIVGSRVWGDGDPEGVRQRAAEDMKNTARLARALGVNTVVGFTGSSIWQYVAMFPPVPQSVIDAGYQDFADRWNPILDVFDECGVRFAHEVHPSEIAYDYWTTKRTLEAIDHRPAFGLNWDPSHFMWQGIDPVGFIHDFKDRIYHVDCKDTLLNLSGQRTVLGSHLPWGDPRRGWDFVSAGRGSVPWEASFRALAAIGYDGPISVEWEDASMDRLHGAPEALETLRAFDYPAPSASFDAAFGTGD, from the coding sequence ATGGCACGAAATTTCACCCTTTTTACCGGACAGTGGGCGGACCTTCCGCTCGAGGAAGTCGCCCGGCTGGCCTCCTCCTGGGGCTATGACGGCCTGGAGATCACCGTCGCCGGAGACCACCTCGACGCCTGGCGCTGGGACGACGAGGATTACGTCGCCGGAAAACTCGAACTGCTGGAGAAGTACAACCTCAAGGTCTGGACCATCTCCAACCACCTCAAGGGCCAGGCCATCTGTGACGACCCCATCGACTTCCGCCACAAGGCAATCGTCGGTTCGCGGGTCTGGGGCGACGGCGACCCGGAAGGCGTGCGGCAGCGGGCAGCCGAGGACATGAAGAACACGGCACGGTTGGCGCGTGCCCTCGGCGTGAACACCGTGGTCGGCTTCACCGGCTCCTCCATCTGGCAGTACGTGGCCATGTTCCCGCCGGTCCCGCAGAGTGTGATCGACGCCGGCTACCAGGACTTCGCGGACCGCTGGAATCCCATCCTGGACGTCTTCGACGAATGCGGCGTCCGGTTTGCCCACGAGGTCCACCCCTCGGAAATCGCGTACGACTACTGGACTACCAAGCGCACTCTGGAAGCGATAGACCACCGGCCGGCCTTCGGGCTGAACTGGGATCCCAGCCACTTCATGTGGCAGGGCATCGATCCCGTGGGCTTCATCCATGACTTCAAGGACCGGATCTACCACGTGGATTGCAAGGACACGCTCCTGAACCTCAGCGGACAGCGGACCGTGCTTGGTTCCCACCTGCCCTGGGGCGACCCGCGGCGCGGCTGGGACTTCGTCTCCGCCGGACGGGGGAGTGTCCCCTGGGAAGCGAGCTTCCGGGCCCTGGCCGCGATCGGCTATGACGGTCCGATCTCCGTGGAGTGGGAAGACGCGTCCATGGACCGCCTGCACGGCGCGCCCGAAGCGCTGGAGACGCTGCGCGCATTCGACTACCCGGCGCCGTCGGCCTCCTTCGATGCCGCGTTCGGCACCGGGGACTAA